A portion of the Podospora pseudoanserina strain CBS 124.78 chromosome 2, whole genome shotgun sequence genome contains these proteins:
- a CDS encoding hypothetical protein (EggNog:ENOG503P09G), with protein MLLQLLANCIPACVFRVNLYLYPLPPLPKSATMSVSPSRSSSTKVERGSPPAIHSEALQSSLSGNNETSSTSSGTISTTTALQHKDAIPMQARRSMEDELRPVPSGWVREFDPDTHHQFFVDTNYNPNPRSIWHHPHEDSEFLSSLSEAEKDKVRLQISETVLDSADDLSDEPTDDSGSDSKSSETSGKRSLARKLKDTLTGTTHDERVSARAERVLKEKEMYRQHRILRRGMATAMHTSRPAFLGKDENRTHMYLEAPGHTFPGVADAKPISPYLDEIIYDESEYGYSKPKGRYLRPGSKMYGFGYGGYGCGKFAGGRWSKPEQEYEGRGLARSWTMAMPVLAGMTMGALGGVR; from the coding sequence ATGCTACTACAGCTGCTTGCCAACTGCATTCCAGCCTGTGTGTTTCGGGTAAATCTCTACTTATATCCCCTCCCGCCTTTGCCAAAAAGTGCCACAATGTCTGTATCGCCATCACGTTCGAGCAGCACCAAGGTAGAAAGAGGCTCGCCACCCGCAATCCACTCTGAAGCATTACAGTCGTCACTCTCTGGCAACAACGAAACCAGTTCAACCAGCTCCGGGAccatctcaacaaccacagcactCCAACACAAAGACGCCATTCCAATGCAAGCCCGCCGCAGCATGGAAGACGAACTTCGCCCCGTTCCCTCTGGATGGGTTAGGGAATTTGATCCAGACACGCATCACCAGTTCTTCGTTGACACCAactacaaccccaaccccagatcCATCTGGCACCATCCACATGAAGACTCCGAATTTCTTTCGTCACTCAGCGAGGCAGAGAAGGACAAGGTCCGTCTTCAAATTTCCGAGACGGTTCTGGACAGCGCCGATGACTTGTCTGACGAGCCAACGGATGACTCTGGCTCTGACTCCAAGAGCAGTGAAACCTCGGGAAAGCGCTCGTTAGCGAGAAAGCTGAAGGATACACTTACTGGTACGACACATGACGAGCGTGTCTCAGCACGGGCCGAGAGGGTTCTCAAGGAGAAAGAAATGTACCGTCAACATCGCATCCTTCGCAGGGGGATGGCCACCGCCATGCACACCTCCCGCCCAGCGTTCTTGGGCAAGGACGAGAACAGGACCCACATGTATCTCGAGGCACCTGGTCACACATTCCCAGGTGTGGCCGACGCCAAGCCGATCAGTCCTTACCTCGACGAGATCATCTACGACGAGTCGGAATATGGTTATAGCAAGCCGAAGGGTAGATATCTCAGACCAGGGTCCAAGATGTATGGGTTTGGTTATGGGGGCTACGGCTGTGGGAAATTTGCGGGTGGCAGGTGGTCTAAGCCTGAGCAAGAATATgagggaagagggttggCAAGGTCATGGACGATGGCGATGCCGGTTTTGGCAGGCATGACAATGGGGGCCCTGGGAGGAGTTCGCTAA
- a CDS encoding hypothetical protein (COG:O; EggNog:ENOG503P7MG), with product MQSSRTFTSKIPTLLRSGAPKSATTRRLAHSITGPRISNRTPPKMSLWYPRISHANSPTPGFSSLFRMLDDFDKYARELGGHHADSSTSLQNFSPKFDVTEHDKDYTLQGELPGVSPENVEIRFTDPQTMVVSGHTERKHEEGDPSLRLGSSDSSKKIEGAKGKDSEVKMKDSKDTKDSKDKSSGPKYWLSERSFGEFSRVFNFPNNIDQDKVKAKFNQGILDILVPKAEKTGARKIEIQG from the exons ATGCAGTCATCGCGCACTTTTACCAGCAAGATTCCCACTCTTCTCCGCTCAGGAGCTCCCAAGTCAGCCACTACCCGCCGGCTCGCACATAGCATCACTGGTCCCAGGATCTCAAACAGAACTCCGCCCAAGATGTCTCTCTGGTACCCCCGCATCTCCCACGCCAATTCTCCAACGCCAGGCTTCTCGTCACTCTTCCGCATGTTGGATGACTTCGACAAGTACGCCCGTGAGCTCGGAGGTCACCATGCcgacagcagcaccagcctcCAGAACTTCTCGCCAAAGTTCGACGTCACCGAGCACGACAAAGATTATACCCTGCAAGGGGAGCTCCCAGGTGTCTCGCCTGAAAATGTCGAAATTCGATTTACCGa CCCGCAGACCATGGTTGTCAGTGGCCACACCGAACGCAAGCACGAGGAGGGTGACCCATCGCTTCGTCTGGGCAGCTCCGACTCATCCAAGAAGATAGAAGGCGCCAAAGGTAAAGACAGTGAAGTGAAGATGAAGGATTCCAAGGACACCAAAGATTCCAAGGATAAATCCTCGGGACCTAAGTACTGGCTGAGCGAGCGTTCATTTGGAGAGTTCTCCCGCGTCTTCAACTTTCCCAACAACATCGACCAAGACAAGGTGAAGGCCAAATTCAACCAAGGCATTCTGGATATCCTCGTACCCAAGGCTGAAAAGACGGGGGCTCGCAAGATTGAAATTCAAGGATAG
- a CDS encoding hypothetical protein (COG:T; EggNog:ENOG503NZ65), with the protein MADFAGGGTAPVHPDLGLLFDLSPLPSLLLSPSWRITRASARFLEEWNSSPEACVGQELLAFVQNHLSPSPVHLKFLTTAIDDAIALRAERTSMLINTRRSVSWRARVIPYFKGDELLAIVTEWHKNLSTDDEVQPGLSTDEAFRILVQAVKDYAIFLLDTTGHIATWNTGAELLKGYRRDEIVGKHFSVFYGKEDLDIKKPEMELEICMRDGRVEDEGWRYRKDGSRFWANVVITAVYKNGVHVGFGKVTRDLTERKSAESRLIAAYEESEKLKSDFLANMSHEIRTPMHGMLSACALLLDTGLSSRQRDIVGIMDESGQVLLQVINDILDYSKLASGSFSIHSDIVGITSIVTSVLRSVQTTLPPSVHFEMFLAPDLPRSVQGDPLRYRQILHNIVGNAAKFTEKGSIRVRAGVQREDHDSYIIMTEVTDTGIGIREAAAASLFTPFTQFDATTTKQYKGTGLGLSIAKSLAELMGGSIGYRPNPERHGSIFWFTARFKKIKSLEQIQDWKSRLVRKGGTILAMPEADVVSLRQKLAEVAPIKSLLLVEDNVINQKVMLGLLRSLGFKNTALASNGSEAVNMVRSKPAAYDIVLMDINMPIMDGHQASKAMRDADIRVPIIAMTAYALKGDRERCLEHGMNDYIPKPVDKKYLIKVLAKWLLQMKDYRKIFDEQMNKLRSYESLTPGAKGHVADRLQKLSLTVQGEEGEGGGAATPSDRSVENKDQSDSHGAQSSDDTINVVKPTSQEENQHTSSVVSSPRFEPLLPPVQLEMLDSTQDIGLMVTGDIAPNA; encoded by the coding sequence ATGGCCGACTTTGCTGGTGGAGGGACTGCCCCCGTCCATCCAGACCTAGGTCTTCTTTTTGATCTCTCGCCTCTGCCTTCGCTCCTCCTTTCGCCCTCGTGGCGCATCACCAGAGCCTCCGCGCGCTTTCTCGAAGAATGGAACTCCTCCCCCGAGGCCTGCGTTGGCCAAGAACTGCTGGCCTTTGTGCAGAACCAtctctctccatcccccGTCCACCTCAAGTTTCTCACCACGGCCATCGACGATGCGATTGCCTTGCGCGCAGAACGAACCTCGATGCTGATCAACACGAGGCGCTCCGTTTCCTGGAGGGCACGTGTGATACCGTATTTCAAGGGCGATGAGCTTTTGGCCATTGTCACGGAGTGGCATAAGAACTTGTCCACAGACGACGAGGTCCAACCCGGCCTCTCCACCGATGAAGCTTTCCGCATCCTTGTTCAGGCAGTCAAGGATTATGCGATATTTCTACTTGATACCACAGGCCACATCGCGACGTGGAACACGGGCGCTGAACTCCTGAAGGGCTACCGACGGGATGAAATCGTCGGCAAGCACTTTTCTGTTTTTTACGGCAAGGAGGATCTggacatcaagaagccaGAGATGGAGTTGGAGATCTGCATGCGCGATGGCAGAGTGGAAGACGAGGGGTGGCGCTACAGAAAAGACGGCAGTCGGTTCTGGGCCAACGTCGTTATCACGGCCGTGTACAAAAACGGCGTTCATGTGGGCTTTGGAAAAGTGACACGAGACTTGACGGAGCGCAAGTCAGCCGAGTCTCGACTAATTGCTGCCTACGAGGAGAGTGAGAAGCTCAAATCCGACTTTCTGGCCAACATGAGCCACGAGATTCGCACCCCCATGCACGGCATGCTCTCGGCATGCGCCTTGCTTCTGGACACAGGCCTCTCGTCGCGGCAGCGCGACATTGTCGGCATCATGGACGAGTCAGGACAGGTGCTGCTGCAGGTTATCAATGACATCCTCGACTATTCCAAATTGGCATCTGGGAGCTTTTCCATTCACTCGGACATTGTCGGCATCACGAGCATTGTCACCTCGGTATTACGAAGCGTGCAGACGACATTGCCCCCATCTGTGCATTTCGAAATGTTTCTGGCGCCAGACCTCCCCAGGTCGGTGCAAGGCGACCCTCTGAGATACCGACAGATACTTCACAACATTGTTGGAAATGCCGCCAAGTTTACAGAAAAGGGCAGCATTCGGGTCAGGGCCGGCGTGCAGCGAGAGGACCACGACAGCTATATAATCATGACCGAGGTGACAGACACCGGCATTGGTATCCgcgaggctgccgctgcaAGCCTTTTCACGCCTTTCACCCAGTTCGATGCAACCACAACAAAACAGTACAAGGGCACTGGACTCGGTCTGTCCATCGCCAAGTCATTGGCCGagttgatgggggggagcATCGGGTATCGCCCCAACCCCGAACGGCACGGCAGTATATTTTGGTTTACGGCGCGGTTCAAAAAGATCAAGAGCCTTGAGCAAATTCAAGACTGGAAGAGCAGGTTGGTCCGGAAGGGCGGTACAATTCTGGCCATGCCCGAGGCAGACGTGGTTAGCTTGCGACAAAAGCTGGCAGAGGTGGCTCCCATCAAGAGTCTACTGCTGGTGGAAGACAATGTGATCAACCAGAAGGTTATGCTCGGTCTCCTGAGGTCTCTCGGCTTCAAGAACACTGCGCTCGCCTCCAATGGGTCCGAGGCGGTGAATATGGTGCGGAGCAAGCCCGCGGCCTACGACATCGTCCTCATGGACATCAACATGCCCATTATGGATGGCCATCAAGCTTCCAAGGCGATGCGGGACGCAGACATCCGGGTGcccatcatcgccatgaCGGCATACGCACTCAAGGGCGATAGGGAACGCTGCCTTGAGCACGGCATGAACGACTATATCCCCAAGCCGGTCGACAAGAAGTATCTCATCAAGGTTCTAGCAAAGTGGCTCCTACAAATGAAGGACTACAGGAAGATCTTTGACGAACAAATGAACAAGCTACGAAGCTACGAATCTTTGACTCCGGGTGCGAAGGGCCATGTTGCCGATCGTCTCCAGAAACTTTCATTAACTGTCCagggcgaagaaggcgaaggaggcggagCCGCCACACCGTCTGATCGGTCGGTGGAAAACAAAGACCAATCTGATTCCCATGGAGCACAGTCGTCAGACGACACCATCAATGTGGTCAAGCCTACCTCACAAGAGGAGAACCAGCACACCAGCAGTGTGGTATCTTCACCGCGTTTCGAGCCACTTTTGCCGCCAGTTCAGCTCGAAATGCTGGACTCCACCCAGGACATTGGCCTTATGGTGACTGGAGACATCGCGCCAAACGCTTGA
- a CDS encoding hypothetical protein (EggNog:ENOG503P1UW) — translation MPGPLIALIPAVAGAAARAAPAAVGKATAQSAAKGAAKAAPKPAAPKPAAPKPQPPKQNNPPKPKDDKKPEQKKDEKKPEQKKDEKKPEQKKDDKKPEPKKDDKKPEQKDEKKPEQKKDEKKSDDKKQDNKPGQKKDEKKPDDKKQNNKQKKPTRGCEKREELTEQALDTTSQVIDRITNRPGRDDDATSDSLKLAGPKPKNPVVAPKAPKAGDVLVSLAVKNNGQDWFWFVHHPTETNTGMTMHAEGTITKGFTVKLTRKTTVEKLESATGTKSLELIKLQWVEKRWWDEDMFGPNKAAKAEAPFETTAYGVKPPTVTECAPVKETATEMAMDRMTARIKRKDDKTWVLESCEALVRAGALKQNVLTFLEKLKDSYGTLGGKKPADPNVSPANPGKQPICGTPSRGGDGLPTKTNRPNTPSTPGNATPRKTGNATPGKPGNGTPKKGVTGKPPAINAAAVNK, via the coding sequence atgccAGGTCCCCTCATTGCCCTCATACCGGCCGTTGCTGGCGCTGCTGCACGCGCAGCACCTGCCGCAGTCGGTAAGGCAACTGCTCAAAGTGCTGCCAAAGGCGCTGCCAAAGCCGCACCCAAGCCTGCTGCTCCCAAGCCTGCTGCTCCCAAGCCTCAGCCTCCCAAGCAGAACAACCCGCCCAAGCCCAAAGACGACAAGAAGCCTGAGCAAaagaaggatgagaagaagcccgagcaaaagaaggatgagaagaagcccgagcaaaagaaggaTGACAAGAAGCCTGAACCAAAGAAGGACGACAAAAAGCCCGAGCAAAAGGACGAGAAAAAGCccgagcaaaagaaggaCGAGAAAAAGTCCGATGACAAGAAGCAGGATAATAAGCCTGggcagaagaaggacgagaaAAAGCCCGATGACAAGAAGCAGAATAATAAGCAGAAGAAGCCTACGCGTGGCTgtgagaagagggaggaacTCACAGAACAAGCTCTCGACACTACTTCTCAAGTCATCGATCGCATCACGAACCGCCCTGGCCGGGACGATGATGCCACCTCAGATTCTCTCAAACTCGCAGggcccaagcccaagaaccCCGTGGTGGCGCCCAAGGCTCCCAAGGCCGGTGATGTACTTGTCTCCCTTGCTGTTAAGAACAACGGCCAGGATTGGTTCTGGTtcgtccaccaccctacCGAGACCAACACAGGCATGACCATGCATGCCGAGGGTACCATCACCAAGGGATTTACGGTTAAACTCACACGCAAGACCACCGTCGAAAAGCTCGAGTCTGCCACGGGCACCAAGTCACTCGAGCTGATCAAGCTGCAGTGGGTTGAGAAGCGTTGGTGGGACGAGGACATGTTCGGCCCCAacaaggctgccaaggcgGAGGCTCCCTTTGAGACAACCGCGTATGGCGTAAAGCCTCCCACAGTGACCGAGTGCGCTCCCGTCAAGGAGACCGCCACTGAGATGGCCATGGATAGGATGACCGCCCGTATCAAGCGCAAGGACGACAAGACCTGGGTCCTCGAGTCGTGCGAGGCTCTGGTCCGTGCCGGAGCCCTCAAACAGAACGTCTTGACCTTccttgagaagctcaaggacaGCTACGGCACCCTCGGAGGCAAGAAGCCCGCCGACCCCAATGTTAGCCCGGCCAACCCTGGCAAACAGCCGATCTGCGGTACTCCCAGCAGGGGCGGAGATGGCCTCCCTACCAAGACCAATAGGCCTAATACGCCGAGCACACCTGGGAATGCTACACCGCGTAAGACTGGGAATGCTACACCGGGTAAGCCTGGAAATGGCACTCCAAAGAAGGGCGTCACTGGAAAGCCTCCTGCCATCAACGCGGCTGCTGTCAACAAATAG
- a CDS encoding hypothetical protein (EggNog:ENOG503PIHP), whose translation MFLSRTQTPECNWPILPNQPAHTHVNGTLYCWNRDLDTSYWIHEHAFSCLNFDSQNCVCPRLKADPEVAGIGVILAFFITAFLTVISTIFTLLLTRTDGPLSPDGIWPPPSSPAHPPTLNKINHVSRQYIARPFVVFLHSHGVNIPVIAACATDLVISLSDTQLVTGLAVLVGALASLYRSDHDEPMSVYHFTIASDLAWFSSTTHLSSLLVLRYHPRISAKKGHRPTHIRPWTVHLPLKIRLVLMAVFAALLL comes from the exons ATGTTCCTGTCACGAACACAAACACCAGAGTGCAATTGGCCGAtactccccaaccagccagcTCATACTCACGTGAACGGCACATTGTACTGCTGGAATAGAGACCTTGACACTTCATACTGGATACACGAGCATGCCTTTAGCTGTCTCAATTTCGATAGCCAGAACTGCGTGTGCCCGCGCCTCAAAGCAGACCCCGAGGTGGCCGGGATAGGT GTaatcctcgccttcttcatcactGCTTTCCTGACCGTCATCTCCACGAtattcaccctcctcctcactcgcACCGATGGCCCCTTATCTCCCGACGGAATCTGGccgcctccatcctccccggcccACCCTCCCACTCTCAACAAGATCAATCATGTCTCAAGACAATACATCGCCCGACCATTCGTTGTCTTTCTTCACTCTCATGGAGTCAACATTCCCGTCATAGCCGCCTGCGCCACCGACCTCGTTATCTCGCTCTCCGACACCCAGCTCGTCACCGGCCTCGCCGTGCTCGTCGGTGCGCTCGCCTCCCTGTACCGCAGCGACCACGATGAACCAATGTCGGTCTATCATTTCACCATCGCCTCTGACCTGGCCTGGTTCTCGTCCACCACACATCTCTCCTCGCTGCTGGTTCTCCGTTACCACCCACGAATCTCGGCCAAAAAGGGCCACCGACCCACTCACATCCGGCCCTGGACGGTGCACCTCCCGTTAAAAATACGACTTGTCCTCATGGCTGTTTTCGCCGCTCTTCTCCTCTAG
- the VPS62 gene encoding Vacuolar protein sorting-associated protein 62 (EggNog:ENOG503NXGN; COG:S), which produces MAYGIRRLSYTFAFLGSIIFVLWAVPRAIKPTQPDENETERDKKWINSSPNFLDRQACRWLGLCGIQHIRWDAPALSHGMGEAVMDELRKLALAWEGEEEFENTWDQEEGWMEADLKRRGGEMKAKVVEKGAVPDFVLDNAPLVHLYSGENFWPSDIAEHVKHMKVESLWDGENGKKDLALDNLGQLNGENGTVFLTSVDDVESRPDWLHSQVGVPTPFDDDDDDDDNDNNDKNGNNGADWGSHDGQPRRADDGMTWWDADKQHPPHRIAAPKNLGRGLRRRASPAQRPMVGSFPEKGKPDASGYSKAPAVLVLVDKGAGILDAFWFFFYSYNLGQTVLNIRFGNHVGDWEHCMVRFQNGIPRAMFLSEHAGGKAYTWHAMEKRSQNHGKPARPVIYSAVGSHAMYANPGLHPYVLPFKMLKDITDKGPLWDPALNNYAYWYDYEVDHEESKAVPAGRNRTSLQPASSNPEAPTSWFHFDGYWGDDVYPLSDERQWRLFGEYHYITGPLGPKWKFLERKKVCQTEKCIIVDSIEAGKKSAWY; this is translated from the coding sequence ATGGCTTACGGCATCCGCCGCCTCTCATACACATTTGCCTTCTTAGGCAGCATCATTTTCGTCCTTTGGGCTGTTCCCCGTGCTATCAAGCCCACGCAACCTGACGAAAATGAGACCGAGCGAGACAAAAAATGGATCAATTCCTCGCCCAACTTCCTCGACCGCCAAGCTTGTCGTTGGTTGGGCCTATGCGGGATTCAGCACATACGGTGGGATGCTCCAGCCTTGTCCCACGGCATGGGCGAGGCCGTCATGGATGAATTACGAAAGCTGGCTTTGGCGtgggaaggcgaggaggaattTGAAAACACGTGGGACCAAGAGGAGGGCTGGATGGAGGCCGATCTGAAGAGGAGAGGCGGAGAGATGAAGGCAAAAGTGGTCGAGAAAGGAGCGGTACCCGACTTTGTGCTGGATAATGCCCCATTGGTGCACTTGTACTCTGGTGAGAACTTTTGGCCATCGGATATTGCAGAGCATGTCAAGCACATGAAGGTAGAGTCCTTGTGGGATGGCGAGAATGGGAAAAAAGACCTGGCGCTGGACAATCTGGGGCAGTTGAACGGGGAGAATGGGACTGTTTTTCTCACCAGCGTCGATGATGTCGAGAGCAGGCCTGATTGGTTACACAGCCAAGTGGGAGTTCCAACCCCTttcgatgatgacgacgacgatgatgacaatgacaATAACGACAAGAATGGCAATAATGGAGCGGACTGGGGTTCGCACGACGGTCAGCCTCGCAGAGCAGATGACGGAATGACTTGGTGGGATGCAGACAAgcaacacccacctcaccgCATAGCCGCGCCCAAGAATCTGGGGAGAGGCTTGCGGCGAAGAGCTTCACCTGCTCAGCGGCCAATGGTTGGTAGCTTTCCGGAGAAAGGCAAGCCGGACGCCAGCGGGTATTCCAAGGCACCTGCTGTCCTGGTCCTTGTCGACAAAGGAGCCGGCATCCTGGATGCCTTTTGGTTCTTTTTCTACAGCTACAATCTAGGGCAGACGGTTCTCAACATCAGGTTTGGCAACCACGTTGGCGACTGGGAGCACTGCATGGTCCGGTTCCAAAACGGTATTCCACGGGCCATGTTTCTCAGCGAGCATGCCGGCGGCAAGGCATACACGTGGCACGCCATGGAGAAGCGGTCCCAAAACCACGGTAAGCCGGCTCGTCCAGTTATCTACTCCGCTGTTGGAAGTCATGCCATGTACGCCAATCCTGGGCTCCACCCATACGTCTTGCCTTTCAAGATGCTCAAGGACATCACCGACAAGGGTCCACTCTGGGATCCCGCACTGAACAACTATGCCTATTGGTATGACTACGAGGTTGATCACGAGGAATCCAAGGCAGTCCCGGCAGGTCGAAACCGAACGAGCTTACAGCCTGCGTCGTCAAACCCAGAAGCACCAACGTCCTGGTTCCATTTTGATGGGTActggggtgatgatgtttaTCCTCTCAGTGACGAACGGCAATGGAGGCTCTTTGGTGAGTATCACTACATCACCGGTCCGTTAGGCCCCAAATGGAAGTTTCTGGAGCGGAAAAAGGTGTGCCAGACGGAAAAGTGCATCATCGTCGACAGCATCGAGGCCGGAAAGAAGTCAGCTTGGTATTGA
- a CDS encoding hypothetical protein (COG:S; EggNog:ENOG503P7V3) — protein MPSQVEANHALLVENEDEWEFEYSATEKETYYITLDLSVRDFLERRTDDIIHNTRGGYRVWYNPLFNAAEPQASNAAFIDDKDVDDNEPPEREEADKRDNSGLQPPRAPTEPPVDPRLQLDNGQDRDYMELPTNTNVAAEEIQILDLHSEMPLVSYRNHVFRGSWCANIGTEMIFTPHDEQVPLPALRNLNQNIDLIAASACRINFTETTLRNKNPSNGHGEQDDAMGVDSQEEDLPARYKRNGGIYVHVGGDKSGQRQPQAHFLEDLISLKRKRNETDEVTITSVETHQNRLMVEDRAEEMRRRKLHRDQQRNMSLREKRRDNIQAGLGVEQRPYGPVRGSGGRRRPRTRARRTTLVRRDTSALSRAGTQHRSESGSVLQNQPTPRRWDELEGWRSEKHD, from the exons ATGCCGTCACAGGTCGAGGCTAACCACGCTCTGCTGGTAGAGAACGAGGACGAGTGGGAATTCGAGTACTCAGCTACTGAGAAAGAG ACCTACTACATTACCCTCGATCTCTCTGTCCGCGACTTTCTCGAGCGCCGAACCGACGACATTATCCATAACACGCGCGGGGGCTACCGAGTTTGGTACAACCCACTGTTCAATGCCGCCGAGCCCCAAGCCTCGAATGCGGCCTTCATTGATGACAAGGATGTCGATGATAACGAACCACCCGAGCGGGAAGAAGCTGACAAGCGCGACAATTCCGGGCTGCAGCCTCCGCGAGCGCCGACAGAGCCGCCAGTCGATCCCCGGTTGCAACTCGACAATGGACAAGATAGAGACTACATGGAGTTGCCGACCAACACCAATgtggcggccgaggagatcCAGATACTCGACCTACACTCGGAAATGCCCTTGGTATCATACCGCAACCACGTGTTTCGCGGTTCATGGTGCGCAAACATTGGCACCGAGATGATATTCACCCCCCACGACGAACAAGTCCCTCTGCCCGCCCTGAGGAACTTGAACCAAAACATCGATTTGATCGCGGCCAGCGCGTGCAGAATCAACTTTACAGAGACCACTCTTCGCAACAAGAATCCTTCGAATGGCCATGGAGAGCAGGACGATGCTATGGGGGTTGACTCTCAAGAGGAAGACTTGCCAGCTCGGTACAAGCGCAACGGTGGCATCTACGTTCATGTCGGCGGCGACAAGAGCGGGCAGCGGCAGCCGCAGGCGCACTTTCTCGAGGatctcatctccctcaagcGCAAACGTAACGAGACGGACGAAGTGACCATCACATCAGTGGAGACGCACCAGAACCGACTTATGGTGGAGGACAGAGCCGAGGAaatgagaaggaggaaacTGCATCGTGACCAGCAGAGGAACATGAGCCTTcgagaaaagaggagggaCAATATacaggctgggctgggggtggAGCAGAGGCCATATGGACCTGTCAGAGGATCGGGAGGGCGCAGGAGGCCTaggacaagggcaaggaggaCAACGTTGGTTCGGAGAGATACGTCGGCGCTGTCGAGAGCAGGGACACAGCACAGGAGCGAGTCAGGGAGTGTGTTGCAAAACCAGCCGACACCTCGGAGATGGGACGAGCTCGAGGGATGGAGGAGCGAGAAACATGATTAG